A single genomic interval of Pelodiscus sinensis isolate JC-2024 chromosome 28, ASM4963464v1, whole genome shotgun sequence harbors:
- the DUSP26 gene encoding dual specificity protein phosphatase 26, which yields MAFMSRFSRSSSRSPSRRVQEDAGSPSILSVFELERLLYTGKTACNHVDEVWPGLYLGDQDIAANRRELAHLRITHVLNASHSKWRGGAEFYEGTGIRYLGIEAHDSPSFDMSPYFHPAADFIHQALSERGGKILVHCAVGVSRSATLVLAYLMIRQRMTLVEAIKTVKDHRGIIPNRGFLHQLVSLDNSLRLKRRV from the exons ATGGCGTTCATGTCCAGGTTCTCCAGAAGCAGCTCCAGGTCACCCAGCCGGAGGGTTCAGGAAGACGCCGGCAGCCCCTCCATCCTCAGCGTCTTCGAGCTGGAGAGGCTGCTGTACACGGGGAAGACGGCCTGTAACCATGTCGACGAGGTCTGGCCAGGACTCTATCTGGGAGACCA AGATATAGCAGCCAATCGGCGGGAGCTGGCCCACCTGCGCATCACCCACGTCCTCAACGCCTCGCACAGCAAGTGGCGAGGAGGCGCCGAGTTTTATGAGGGCACCGGCATCCGCTACCTAGGCATCGAGGCCCACGACTCGCCCAGCTTCGACATGAGCCCCTACTTCCACCCCGCCGCCGACTTCATCCACCAGGCGCTGAGCGAGAGAGGAG ggaAGATCCTCGTCCACTGCGCCGTCGGGGTGAGCCGCTCGGCCACCTTGGTCCTCGCCTACCTCATGATCCGCCAACGCATGACCCTGGTGGAAGCCATCAAGACCGTCAAGGACCACCGAGGCATCATCCCCAACCGGGGCTTCCTGCACCAGCTGGTCTCCCTGGACAACTCCCTCCGGCTGAAGCGGCGAGTGTga